One stretch of Aquimarina sp. Aq107 DNA includes these proteins:
- a CDS encoding T9SS type A sorting domain-containing protein, translated as MKNFYLFFALLFFGIINAQYNQEAPWMRDFQQSKTNKELRPTFQEIQQAFNEYWETRDPSKKGSGYKPFKRWEYIWEDIVDGEGYLPTSEDKWIAWEHKKEIENKLVSTDLSNWEAIGPFTHTNTGSWSSGQARINAITVDPNNENIWYVGTPAGGLWKSVNAGNAWVPLTDNLPQIGVSGIAIDYSNSDIIYISTGDDDGNDTLSAGVFKSTDGGQTWNATGLAPDNTPLSMNEIYIHPTNSNVLWVATNTGVFKSIDAGVTWNVTLPGNIKDIKLKPGNPDVLYAVTPSEFYKSTNGGDSFNIITNGTPTGSGRMVIEITPANDEYVYILSVNADESFQGVYRSENSGDSFLEKNTTTDVIESQQAFYDLALGVSQTNADEIFVGCLNVWKSNDGGSSFSKLNEWFRPGDPSYTHADIHMIRSFGGTVFVCSDGGIYSSINGGNNFTDHTGGIQASQFYKVAISQNDPNKMIGGLQDNGGHAYNNGNGNWLNYYGADGMDTAIDPTNDDKYYGFIQNGGGLYMSSNAGSSSSGSVNQPSESNGNWVTPLAMNNNGELFAGYDNLYRLNATEDGWVQLASLGSSADQMEIAPSDNTIMYIAVGSILKKTEDSGTTVTDVFTFGSNIRGIAIHNSNPNIVWITTASGVQKSIDGGVNFDNISSNLPVTDRYFFINDIVHQAGESQDAIYLATSIGVFRSVTNGSWTPFMNNLPTTIVNDLEINIADNSITAATYGRGIWRSSLPSCLTITAEQELSVDNGVFEQGSTQGLCTGQSIALNLEVLTGDNPTFSWVGPNGYTSTASTITFNDLSLNEAGEYIVTINSVNTCGTIDYSFTLDIEEALEPIASDVNVCADDTAVLTASGSSDFKWYTSASGGTEIATGSSFTTPPIAAPTMYYVSGVSGKIVTEQTMSPGINTATDYTNSPGIIFNTSDDVIIESFTVSAMQAGERTIQVANSSGDLIASATVDIPEGESLVTVNLNVPKGENNVISVSSDLVLLRRTPAGNGVNYPYTSPSNIISIVGNSFNALDFYYFFYEWNFTSKGGRCESIRTPINVNIATDTPDLSDGDTEYSIDGGTSISFSDGETIEILEDLNIVLTIPASPFNASVVWTAPGGQAYNTDSISFDNIVLNGDEDGDWTVEVTFGANCGVTQQVINFTLDVEPATLNVEDFTFDTIRIHPNPTQNKLYIDNAVDFIDPRITIFDIRGRRLNSPLDIQKITSKQIELNTSSISPGAYFIIIENDQRRLVKKMVKE; from the coding sequence ATGAAAAATTTTTATCTCTTTTTCGCTCTGCTTTTTTTCGGAATAATCAACGCTCAATACAATCAAGAAGCTCCTTGGATGAGGGATTTCCAACAAAGTAAGACCAACAAGGAATTAAGACCAACTTTTCAAGAAATTCAACAAGCTTTTAATGAATATTGGGAAACAAGAGACCCTAGTAAGAAGGGTAGTGGATATAAACCATTTAAAAGATGGGAATATATATGGGAAGATATAGTAGATGGAGAAGGATATTTACCAACATCTGAAGATAAATGGATTGCTTGGGAACACAAAAAAGAAATAGAAAACAAACTAGTATCTACTGATTTAAGTAACTGGGAAGCTATAGGACCTTTTACGCATACAAATACGGGTTCTTGGTCTTCTGGTCAAGCTCGAATTAATGCAATAACTGTGGATCCTAATAACGAAAATATTTGGTATGTAGGAACTCCCGCCGGAGGTTTATGGAAATCTGTTAATGCTGGAAATGCTTGGGTTCCTCTAACAGATAATTTACCCCAAATAGGGGTTTCAGGAATTGCTATAGACTATTCTAATTCAGATATTATTTATATTTCTACAGGAGACGATGATGGAAATGATACTTTAAGTGCAGGAGTTTTTAAATCTACAGATGGCGGACAAACATGGAATGCTACTGGATTAGCACCAGATAATACACCATTATCAATGAATGAAATTTATATTCACCCAACTAATTCTAATGTATTATGGGTAGCCACTAATACTGGGGTTTTTAAATCAATAGATGCAGGTGTAACTTGGAATGTTACATTACCAGGAAATATAAAAGATATTAAGCTAAAACCAGGTAATCCAGATGTTTTATATGCAGTTACACCTAGTGAGTTTTATAAATCTACTAATGGAGGAGATTCTTTTAATATTATTACTAATGGAACTCCAACAGGTAGCGGTAGAATGGTTATAGAGATCACACCTGCTAATGATGAATATGTTTACATATTAAGTGTTAATGCTGATGAGTCTTTTCAAGGAGTATATCGTTCTGAAAATAGTGGGGATTCTTTCTTAGAAAAAAACACTACTACCGATGTTATAGAAAGTCAACAAGCATTTTATGATTTAGCCTTAGGTGTTTCTCAAACAAATGCAGATGAAATATTTGTAGGTTGTTTAAATGTTTGGAAATCGAATGACGGTGGTTCTTCCTTTTCTAAGCTGAATGAATGGTTTCGTCCAGGTGATCCATCTTATACTCATGCGGATATTCATATGATTAGGTCTTTTGGAGGAACCGTATTTGTTTGCTCTGATGGAGGGATCTATTCTTCAATAAATGGAGGGAATAACTTTACAGATCATACAGGAGGTATTCAAGCAAGTCAATTTTATAAAGTAGCTATTTCTCAGAATGATCCGAATAAAATGATTGGAGGGCTTCAAGATAATGGAGGACATGCATACAATAATGGAAATGGTAATTGGCTAAATTATTATGGAGCGGATGGCATGGATACTGCTATAGATCCAACCAATGATGATAAGTATTATGGTTTTATCCAAAACGGAGGTGGTTTATATATGTCTTCTAATGCAGGAAGTAGTAGTTCGGGAAGTGTAAATCAGCCTTCAGAATCTAATGGAAATTGGGTAACCCCTTTAGCTATGAATAATAATGGAGAGTTATTTGCGGGTTATGATAACCTATACAGGCTAAATGCTACAGAGGACGGATGGGTGCAACTAGCAAGTTTAGGAAGTTCTGCGGATCAAATGGAAATTGCACCTTCCGATAATACAATTATGTATATAGCTGTTGGAAGTATACTTAAAAAAACTGAAGATTCTGGAACAACAGTTACAGATGTATTTACTTTTGGAAGTAATATCAGAGGAATTGCAATTCATAATTCAAATCCTAATATTGTATGGATTACTACAGCTTCTGGAGTACAAAAATCGATAGATGGAGGTGTCAATTTTGATAATATTTCCTCAAATTTACCTGTAACCGATAGATATTTTTTCATAAATGATATAGTACATCAGGCGGGAGAATCTCAAGACGCTATTTATCTAGCTACTAGTATTGGAGTGTTTAGAAGTGTTACTAATGGTTCTTGGACTCCTTTTATGAATAACCTTCCTACGACCATAGTTAATGATTTAGAAATAAATATTGCCGATAATTCTATTACAGCCGCAACTTATGGAAGAGGGATATGGAGATCATCACTTCCTAGCTGCTTGACAATTACTGCGGAGCAAGAACTTTCTGTAGATAATGGAGTTTTTGAACAAGGATCAACTCAGGGATTATGTACAGGACAATCAATTGCACTGAATTTAGAAGTGTTAACAGGTGATAATCCTACTTTTAGTTGGGTAGGTCCAAATGGCTATACAAGTACAGCTTCTACTATTACATTTAATGATTTATCCTTAAATGAAGCGGGAGAATATATTGTAACAATTAACTCAGTAAATACCTGTGGGACTATAGATTATTCATTTACATTGGATATTGAAGAAGCATTAGAACCGATAGCATCAGATGTGAATGTTTGTGCAGACGATACAGCTGTGCTTACAGCATCAGGAAGTTCAGATTTTAAATGGTATACTTCCGCTTCAGGAGGAACTGAAATTGCTACAGGTAGTTCATTTACAACTCCACCGATTGCAGCACCTACTATGTATTATGTATCTGGGGTTTCTGGTAAAATTGTTACTGAACAAACTATGTCTCCTGGAATAAATACAGCTACCGATTATACGAATTCTCCAGGAATCATTTTTAACACTTCGGACGATGTAATCATAGAATCTTTTACAGTATCTGCTATGCAAGCAGGAGAAAGAACTATCCAAGTGGCAAATAGCTCTGGTGATTTGATAGCATCAGCCACAGTTGATATTCCAGAAGGGGAATCACTAGTAACGGTAAATCTTAATGTGCCTAAAGGAGAGAATAATGTGATATCTGTTTCTAGTGATTTAGTATTGCTTAGAAGGACTCCAGCAGGAAATGGAGTAAATTATCCATATACATCTCCTTCTAATATTATTTCGATCGTAGGAAACTCGTTCAATGCATTAGATTTTTATTACTTTTTTTACGAATGGAACTTTACTTCAAAGGGAGGAAGATGTGAATCCATAAGGACACCTATAAATGTTAATATAGCAACTGATACTCCAGATTTATCAGATGGAGATACTGAGTATAGTATTGACGGAGGAACGTCTATATCATTTAGCGATGGAGAAACTATTGAAATTTTAGAAGATTTAAATATAGTATTGACAATACCAGCTTCTCCTTTTAATGCTTCTGTAGTTTGGACAGCTCCAGGAGGTCAAGCGTATAATACGGATAGTATTAGTTTTGATAATATAGTACTTAATGGTGATGAAGATGGAGATTGGACAGTAGAAGTTACTTTTGGAGCAAATTGTGGAGTAACACAACAAGTAATTAATTTTACATTGGATGTTGAGCCCGCTACACTTAATGTTGAAGATTTTACTTTTGATACAATAAGAATTCATCCAAATCCTACACAAAATAAGTTGTATATTGATAATGCTGTAGATTTTATTGATCCAAGGATTACAATTTTTGATATAAGAGGAAGAAGATTAAACAGTCCACTTGATATACAGAAAATAACATCTAAGCAGATTGAATTAAATACTTCATCCATATCACCTGGAGCTTATTTCATAATAATCGAAAACGATCAAAGAAGGTTAGTTAAGAAGATGGTTAAAGAATAG
- a CDS encoding toxin-antitoxin system YwqK family antitoxin, whose protein sequence is MKSTLLKTIFSISLIFLPKLKAQQSLSLVSENSTNSISNTTIEQKNNSKTFYYSNGSIKEIRETSNNKLHGAWKLFYVNGQLKKEGEFNNDKTHGQWKIYDQKGKLIFVESYDNGDENGIWKAFYSNGKTKIEGVFIKGKRQGTWKTYNELGELKKIITFEDDIEKRELILDDKSKDLNFFSVNQSIGNY, encoded by the coding sequence ATGAAAAGCACACTTCTTAAAACAATATTCTCTATCAGTTTAATATTTCTTCCTAAACTCAAAGCACAGCAGTCATTATCTTTAGTAAGTGAAAACTCTACTAATAGTATATCAAATACTACAATAGAACAAAAAAACAATAGTAAAACCTTTTATTATAGTAATGGTTCTATAAAAGAAATTAGGGAAACAAGTAATAACAAATTACATGGAGCATGGAAGTTATTTTATGTTAATGGCCAATTAAAAAAAGAAGGGGAATTTAATAATGATAAAACTCATGGTCAATGGAAAATCTATGACCAAAAAGGAAAATTAATATTTGTCGAAAGCTACGATAACGGTGATGAAAATGGAATCTGGAAAGCGTTTTATTCTAATGGAAAAACAAAAATTGAGGGAGTTTTTATCAAAGGTAAGAGACAAGGTACTTGGAAAACATATAATGAATTAGGAGAATTAAAAAAAATAATAACATTCGAAGATGATATAGAAAAGCGAGAATTAATTTTAGATGATAAATCAAAAGATTTAAACTTCTTTTCTGTAAATCAATCCATCGGAAATTATTAA
- a CDS encoding aspartate kinase — MKILKFGGTSVGSVENLYKVKDILISDNDQKIVVCSAMSGVTDQLVNLVAYIKLKDAEGITRNLHRLENKHLEVVDTLVDDLMLKNSLKDGISSMITEMLELSNQEYTEVLNARVLTFGETLLTYIFSNFLSAIGVTNRLISAKDFMCVDNVDNPNIKKVSQKLNEVLESNETSNIYITQGFVCRDHLHQISTLKRGGSDYTATIIGAAINASEIQIWTDIDGLHNNDPRYVEGTNPIAHLTYNEAAELAYFGAKILHPQTVSPVVDKDIPVLLKNTFDPKAAGTVISNKTYRKGLKAISAKDGITAIKIKSNRMLMAHGYLRRIFEVFDNYHTSIDMITTSEIAISLTIDDITHIDEIVKEIEGYAEVTVEQNHSIICIVGESVINDKNSHKLFEILNYIPVRMISYGGSNNNISILVETKDKIPTLRFLNERLFLSHQEAVL; from the coding sequence ATGAAGATTTTAAAGTTTGGAGGAACATCTGTTGGGTCTGTAGAGAATTTGTATAAAGTTAAGGATATACTTATAAGTGATAATGACCAAAAGATCGTAGTATGTTCTGCGATGTCTGGAGTTACTGATCAGTTGGTAAATTTAGTAGCATATATAAAACTAAAAGATGCAGAAGGTATTACTAGAAATCTTCATAGATTAGAGAATAAACATTTAGAGGTAGTTGATACCTTAGTAGATGACTTAATGCTAAAAAATAGTCTTAAGGATGGAATTTCTTCAATGATAACAGAAATGTTAGAGTTATCTAACCAGGAATATACAGAAGTGTTAAATGCTAGGGTTCTTACTTTTGGTGAGACATTGTTAACATACATTTTTTCAAACTTTTTGAGCGCTATTGGAGTTACCAATCGATTAATTTCGGCAAAGGACTTTATGTGTGTAGATAATGTAGATAATCCAAATATCAAAAAGGTCTCTCAGAAATTAAATGAAGTTCTAGAAAGTAATGAAACTTCAAATATATATATAACGCAAGGATTTGTTTGTAGAGATCACTTACATCAAATTAGCACGCTTAAAAGAGGAGGTAGTGATTATACCGCTACTATTATAGGCGCCGCAATAAATGCTAGCGAAATTCAAATATGGACAGATATAGATGGGTTACATAATAATGATCCTAGATATGTAGAAGGTACTAACCCAATTGCTCATCTTACATATAATGAAGCTGCTGAATTAGCATATTTCGGGGCCAAAATTTTACATCCGCAGACAGTTTCTCCAGTTGTAGATAAAGATATTCCTGTATTATTAAAAAATACATTCGATCCTAAGGCTGCTGGAACAGTAATCTCAAATAAAACATATAGAAAAGGGTTAAAAGCCATTTCTGCAAAAGATGGAATAACAGCCATTAAAATTAAATCAAATAGAATGTTGATGGCGCACGGATATCTTAGAAGAATTTTCGAAGTTTTTGATAATTATCATACATCTATAGATATGATTACCACATCAGAGATAGCAATTTCTTTAACGATTGATGATATTACTCACATTGATGAAATAGTGAAAGAAATAGAGGGGTATGCAGAGGTGACGGTAGAGCAGAATCATAGTATTATTTGTATTGTTGGAGAATCTGTAATTAACGATAAAAACTCTCATAAACTTTTTGAAATCCTTAATTATATACCTGTAAGAATGATTTCTTACGGAGGGAGTAATAATAATATCTCCATTCTTGTAGAAACCAAAGATAAAATACCAACCCTTAGATTTTTAAATGAGAGGCTGTTTCTTTCTCATCAGGAAGCAGTTCTCTAA
- a CDS encoding pitrilysin family protein: MKTRISRALLVALSFLFVSVISCKKETTETLPEKEEVGKLSIDFEKYELENGLQVVLHQDKSDPIVSVAIQYGVGSNREKTGRTGFAHLFEHMLFQESENVPQDQFFKKIQDVGGTLNGGTWQDGTIYYEVVPKNAMETVMWLESDRMGFLINTVTESAFNNQQEVVQNEKRQRVDNNPYGHTSWVIDKNIFPEGHPYNWQVIGELVDLQNATVEDVKEFYDKYYGPNNATLVLAGDFETADAKAMIEKYFGEIKKRQPVEKLKVQNVTLSETKRFMHEDNFATTAQLNMVWPTVEQYTDDAYALDFLGELLSEGKKAPLYKVLVKEKELTSDTNAWNRSMEIAGKFRVNVTANEGKSLADIEAGVFEAFKKFEEEGITDTDIERIKAGLETQFYNGISSVLGKSFQLAQYNVFAEDPGFITQDIENIKAVTKEDVLRVYNKYIKGKPYVITSFVPKGKVDLAANDSEKAAVVEEEIKENVEKAVAETKEEIEKTPSAFDRSVAPKEGESPKLNIPSSWNTTLANGMKVYGMEQNELPLVNFSLVISGGHLLDSFDKVGVANLMTDIMMEGTATKTPEQLEEEIELLGASINMYTTREAIIISGNTLARNLDKTINLVEEILLQPRWDEEEFARIKTKTINGIKRSAANPNVVARNVYNKVLYGDKHMFAYPTSGTVASVESITIDDLKQFYANNFSPSVSKFQIVGDLNKDMAIASLKNLESKWASKEVTIPEYEIVNNRDKASLYFVDIPNAKQSVINIGYLSMARTDEDYFPATVMNYKLGGSFSGNVNLILREEKGYTYGARSGFSGSKIPGTFTASSSVRTNTTFESVKIFKDEIEKYKNGISEEDLTFTKNALIKSNARKFETQFALLGILQEMGRYDLPADYIAKEESIIEGMTLEQHKALANKYLDESKMAYLVIGDAATQFEQFKNAGFDEVVMLDKDANEVKLSDVKM; encoded by the coding sequence ATGAAAACTCGAATATCTAGGGCGCTTCTTGTAGCATTATCCTTTTTATTTGTTTCCGTAATTTCTTGTAAAAAAGAAACAACAGAAACACTACCAGAAAAAGAGGAAGTTGGTAAATTATCAATCGATTTTGAAAAGTATGAATTAGAAAATGGCCTTCAGGTTGTTTTACATCAAGATAAATCTGATCCGATTGTTTCTGTAGCAATACAGTATGGTGTAGGATCTAATCGCGAAAAAACAGGAAGAACAGGGTTTGCTCATTTATTCGAGCATATGTTATTCCAAGAATCAGAAAACGTACCTCAGGATCAGTTTTTCAAAAAGATTCAGGATGTAGGAGGAACTCTTAATGGAGGTACTTGGCAAGATGGAACTATATATTACGAAGTGGTTCCTAAAAATGCAATGGAAACAGTAATGTGGTTAGAATCAGATAGAATGGGATTCTTAATTAATACAGTTACCGAAAGCGCATTTAATAATCAACAAGAAGTTGTCCAAAACGAAAAGAGACAGCGAGTTGATAATAATCCTTATGGTCATACAAGTTGGGTAATTGATAAAAATATTTTCCCAGAAGGACATCCTTATAATTGGCAAGTGATAGGGGAGTTAGTAGATCTTCAGAATGCAACGGTAGAAGATGTAAAGGAGTTTTATGATAAGTATTATGGACCAAATAATGCTACACTGGTATTAGCAGGTGATTTTGAAACAGCAGATGCTAAGGCAATGATTGAAAAGTATTTTGGTGAAATCAAAAAAAGACAACCAGTAGAAAAGCTAAAAGTTCAGAATGTAACTTTATCCGAGACAAAGAGGTTTATGCATGAAGATAATTTTGCTACAACTGCTCAACTTAATATGGTATGGCCAACTGTAGAACAATATACGGATGATGCATATGCCTTAGATTTTTTAGGAGAATTGTTGTCCGAAGGAAAAAAAGCCCCATTGTATAAGGTGTTAGTTAAAGAAAAGGAATTGACATCGGATACAAATGCTTGGAACCGTTCTATGGAAATAGCCGGTAAATTTAGAGTTAATGTTACCGCTAATGAAGGAAAAAGCTTAGCAGATATCGAAGCTGGAGTTTTTGAAGCATTTAAGAAATTTGAAGAAGAAGGAATCACAGATACGGATATTGAAAGAATAAAAGCCGGTCTAGAGACTCAATTTTATAATGGAATAAGTAGTGTTTTAGGAAAATCTTTTCAGTTAGCACAGTATAATGTATTTGCAGAAGATCCTGGATTTATTACCCAAGATATAGAAAATATCAAAGCGGTTACCAAAGAAGATGTATTGAGAGTATATAATAAGTACATTAAAGGAAAACCTTATGTTATTACTAGCTTTGTTCCTAAAGGGAAAGTTGATTTAGCAGCCAATGATTCTGAAAAAGCTGCTGTTGTAGAAGAAGAAATCAAAGAGAATGTAGAAAAAGCAGTAGCAGAAACAAAAGAAGAAATAGAAAAGACGCCATCTGCTTTCGATAGATCTGTAGCTCCTAAAGAAGGAGAATCTCCTAAGCTTAATATTCCATCTTCTTGGAATACAACATTAGCTAATGGAATGAAAGTATACGGAATGGAACAAAATGAACTCCCATTGGTCAATTTTAGTTTAGTAATTTCTGGAGGTCATTTATTAGATTCTTTTGATAAGGTTGGAGTTGCAAATCTTATGACCGATATAATGATGGAAGGAACAGCAACTAAAACTCCAGAGCAGTTAGAAGAAGAAATAGAATTGTTAGGAGCTTCAATTAATATGTATACTACAAGAGAGGCTATAATTATTAGTGGGAATACATTGGCGCGTAATCTAGATAAAACGATAAACCTTGTAGAAGAAATTTTATTACAACCTAGATGGGATGAGGAAGAATTCGCAAGAATTAAGACCAAAACTATTAATGGGATAAAAAGATCTGCTGCTAATCCTAATGTAGTTGCGAGAAATGTATATAATAAGGTATTGTATGGAGATAAACACATGTTTGCATATCCTACTAGTGGAACAGTAGCGTCAGTAGAATCTATAACTATAGATGACCTAAAGCAATTTTATGCAAATAATTTTTCTCCATCCGTTAGTAAATTTCAAATAGTTGGTGATTTAAATAAGGATATGGCTATAGCTTCTCTTAAAAATTTAGAGAGTAAATGGGCAAGCAAAGAAGTTACTATTCCTGAGTACGAAATTGTAAATAATAGAGATAAAGCATCTTTATACTTTGTAGATATTCCTAATGCAAAACAATCGGTTATTAATATTGGGTATTTGTCTATGGCTCGTACGGATGAAGATTATTTTCCAGCTACAGTAATGAATTATAAATTAGGAGGATCATTTTCCGGGAACGTAAACCTAATTCTTAGAGAAGAAAAAGGATACACCTATGGCGCTAGATCAGGGTTTAGTGGAAGTAAAATCCCAGGAACATTTACAGCTTCTTCAAGTGTACGTACCAATACCACTTTTGAATCTGTAAAAATATTTAAAGATGAGATCGAAAAATATAAAAACGGTATTTCTGAAGAAGATTTAACATTTACTAAAAATGCTTTAATTAAATCAAATGCACGTAAATTCGAAACTCAATTTGCGTTATTAGGAATATTGCAAGAAATGGGAAGATATGACCTTCCGGCTGATTATATAGCTAAAGAAGAGTCAATTATTGAAGGAATGACTCTAGAACAGCATAAAGCACTAGCTAACAAATATCTGGATGAGTCTAAAATGGCTTATTTAGTTATTGGAGATGCTGCAACTCAGTTTGAACAATTTAAAAATGCTGGTTTTGACGAAGTTGTAATGTTAGATAAAGATGCTAATGAAGTTAAATTATCTGATGTAAAGATGTAA
- a CDS encoding DUF4255 domain-containing protein — MIFEVLQIITEEVNNFFNIEIEEKPVSLDNIAFIESETNDNQNTSNNVVLSLLHTEEEATLKNILNHQIEGTKVVYKNNKVHLNLYIMFSTNRSDYTESLKSLSKIIEFFQSKRIFTQSNTIFDREVDGMDKIKDFRFTVELFSPSFEEMNFIWGTLGGKQYPSVIYKVSVLEIERDVTQSEGSLITEINGSLNHK; from the coding sequence ATGATATTCGAAGTACTACAAATTATTACAGAAGAAGTCAATAATTTTTTCAATATAGAGATCGAAGAAAAACCAGTCTCATTAGATAACATAGCTTTTATAGAATCAGAAACTAATGATAATCAAAATACTAGTAATAATGTAGTACTATCATTATTACATACTGAAGAGGAAGCTACATTAAAAAATATACTGAATCACCAAATAGAAGGAACTAAGGTTGTGTATAAAAACAATAAAGTTCACCTGAATCTATATATAATGTTCTCTACTAATAGAAGTGATTATACAGAGTCTCTAAAAAGTTTGTCAAAAATTATCGAGTTTTTTCAATCAAAAAGAATTTTTACTCAAAGCAATACCATTTTTGATAGAGAAGTAGATGGAATGGATAAAATTAAAGATTTCAGGTTTACAGTAGAACTCTTTAGTCCATCCTTCGAAGAGATGAATTTTATATGGGGAACACTGGGAGGAAAACAATATCCTTCAGTAATATATAAAGTAAGTGTTTTAGAAATCGAAAGAGATGTTACCCAATCAGAAGGAAGTTTAATTACCGAAATAAACGGAAGCTTAAATCATAAGTAA
- a CDS encoding YifB family Mg chelatase-like AAA ATPase — protein MLIKVFGSAVFGVEATTITVEVNIDKGIGYHLVGLPDNAIKESSFRIAAALQNNNYKLPGKKITINMAPADLRKEGSAYDLTLALGILAASSQIKGEQISDYLIMGELSLDGSLQPIKGALPIAIKAREEGFKGFILPTQNAKEAAIVDNLEVYGVTNIKEVIDFFDGKGTLNQTVVDTREEFYKELDNPEFDFADVKGQESIKRCMEIAAAGGHNIILVGPPGSGKTMLSKRLPSILPPMSLQEALETTKIHSVVGRIKDNVGLMAQRPFRSPHHTISNVALVGGGSYPQPGEISLSHNGVLFLDELPEFKREVLEVMRQPLEDREVTISRAKFTVTYPSSFMLVASMNPSPGGYFNDPDAPVTSSPAEMQRYLSKISGPLLDRIDIHIEVTPVPFDKLSEERRGESSVMIRQRVIKARDIQTKRFLDLKNIHYNAQMGVRQLRVYCQLDDASKELLKTAMERLNLSARAYDRILKVSRTIADLEGSQSINGDHISEAIQYRSLDRDGWLG, from the coding sequence ATGCTTATTAAGGTCTTTGGAAGTGCTGTTTTCGGCGTTGAGGCTACGACAATAACTGTAGAAGTTAATATAGATAAAGGGATTGGATATCATTTAGTAGGATTGCCTGACAATGCTATTAAAGAAAGTAGTTTTCGAATAGCAGCTGCACTACAGAATAATAATTATAAACTTCCTGGTAAGAAGATTACCATTAATATGGCTCCCGCAGATCTTAGAAAAGAGGGATCAGCATATGACCTAACATTGGCTTTAGGAATATTGGCGGCTAGTTCTCAAATTAAGGGAGAACAAATTTCTGATTATTTAATAATGGGAGAATTATCATTAGACGGAAGCCTTCAACCCATAAAGGGAGCTTTGCCCATTGCCATTAAAGCTAGAGAAGAAGGGTTTAAAGGATTTATTTTACCTACTCAAAATGCAAAAGAAGCTGCAATAGTGGATAATCTGGAAGTTTATGGTGTAACAAATATTAAAGAAGTTATAGATTTTTTCGATGGAAAAGGAACTTTGAATCAAACCGTTGTGGATACTAGAGAAGAATTTTATAAAGAACTAGATAATCCAGAGTTTGATTTTGCGGATGTAAAAGGGCAAGAAAGTATAAAAAGATGCATGGAGATTGCTGCTGCAGGTGGTCATAATATTATTTTAGTTGGACCTCCAGGTAGTGGAAAAACAATGTTGAGTAAGAGGTTACCAAGCATATTACCTCCAATGTCTCTTCAAGAAGCATTAGAAACCACGAAAATTCATAGTGTTGTTGGAAGAATAAAAGATAATGTTGGATTAATGGCGCAACGTCCTTTTCGCAGCCCTCATCACACAATATCTAATGTTGCTTTAGTTGGTGGAGGTAGTTATCCACAACCTGGTGAGATTTCTTTGTCACATAATGGCGTCTTGTTTTTGGATGAACTTCCTGAATTTAAACGAGAAGTCTTAGAAGTTATGCGTCAACCATTAGAGGATAGAGAAGTAACAATTTCTAGAGCTAAGTTTACCGTAACTTACCCATCGAGTTTTATGTTGGTAGCAAGTATGAATCCAAGCCCTGGTGGGTATTTTAATGATCCCGATGCGCCAGTAACTTCTTCTCCTGCAGAAATGCAAAGGTACCTTAGTAAAATATCTGGACCTTTATTGGATCGAATTGATATTCATATCGAAGTTACTCCGGTTCCTTTTGATAAACTAAGTGAAGAAAGAAGAGGTGAGAGTAGTGTTATGATAAGACAACGTGTTATTAAAGCTAGGGATATACAAACAAAAAGGTTTCTAGATTTAAAAAATATTCATTATAACGCCCAGATGGGTGTGAGACAATTAAGAGTTTATTGTCAATTAGATGATGCTTCAAAAGAATTATTAAAAACCGCTATGGAAAGATTAAACCTTTCGGCTAGAGCGTATGATAGAATTTTAAAGGTTTCTAGAACTATCGCAGATTTAGAAGGTTCTCAATCAATTAATGGAGATCATATTTCTGAAGCAATACAGTATCGAAGTTTAGATCGTGATGGATGGTTGGGTTAA